From Spiroplasma eriocheiris, the proteins below share one genomic window:
- a CDS encoding heavy metal translocating P-type ATPase codes for MQRSQQQVKINLVKTKLTKREKRQLGEMIIAIILTIPLLLSMIPVFPFTYLTNPWLQLVLATIVIVYPGRGYYKNMYNEIFRWHQLEMNTLIGLGTLLAYGYSIYLIITPQHYHLFFETAATIITILLIGNFVSNRIQKKVSQGIEQIVTLKADEANLVDKNKNIKVINTNDVQVNDQLLVRKGEKIPVDGVIIEGIGYLNEAMLTGETKLIEKQLGDEIIGGTVNAGEAFYMEAKKVGSETVLANILKKVQEIQSQKPKLQRIADRIAKWFTPFILLVAVIAFVVQYFHFYPNDLSHAINIAIAVIVIACPCALGIATPLAVAIGTNKAVKEGVLFNNAEVFEKITKLDAIAFDKTGTITTGELTIKRILGPVDNYPYIYNLEKLSSHPIAKSIIRYFSTPLPEIKFSNVSETAGLGISGQYDNQEYLLTSYKKTLTTYYIDPSLKAEVERLATDSPILIALVVNNTISNVLFLADTIREDAKQTIANFKKHGIGVYMISGDNLATTARIAKEVGITNYYANVSPIDKANIIKEIQSNNKTVGYVGDGINDIVALEQSDFGISMGQGSEVAIQASDITIIKPDIFNIYKALVATKLTRKIIWWNFFWAFGYNLVTIPLAIVGFIPPIVGAIVMGVSDITVLTNSLIFYLRKVNFDK; via the coding sequence ATGCAAAGGAGTCAGCAACAGGTTAAGATTAACTTAGTAAAAACAAAATTAACAAAACGTGAAAAACGACAACTAGGAGAAATGATTATTGCAATAATTTTAACAATTCCCTTGCTATTATCAATGATCCCAGTTTTTCCTTTTACCTATTTAACAAACCCATGATTACAATTAGTTTTAGCTACTATTGTAATAGTTTACCCTGGGCGGGGATATTATAAAAATATGTATAACGAAATTTTTCGTTGACACCAATTAGAAATGAATACTCTGATTGGCTTGGGAACTTTATTAGCTTATGGTTATAGTATTTATTTAATTATTACTCCACAACATTATCATTTATTTTTTGAAACCGCAGCAACAATTATTACGATTTTACTAATTGGTAATTTTGTTAGTAACCGAATTCAAAAGAAGGTTAGCCAAGGAATTGAGCAAATTGTTACCTTAAAAGCAGATGAAGCAAATTTAGTTGATAAAAATAAAAATATTAAGGTAATTAACACCAATGATGTTCAAGTTAATGATCAGTTATTAGTTCGCAAGGGTGAAAAAATTCCAGTCGATGGAGTTATTATTGAAGGAATTGGTTATTTAAATGAGGCCATGCTAACTGGTGAAACAAAATTAATTGAAAAACAACTTGGTGATGAAATAATTGGTGGGACAGTTAATGCTGGAGAAGCATTTTATATGGAAGCGAAAAAAGTTGGTAGTGAAACAGTGCTGGCTAATATTTTAAAGAAAGTGCAGGAAATTCAAAGTCAAAAACCAAAATTACAACGGATTGCCGATCGGATTGCAAAATGATTTACCCCCTTTATTTTATTAGTAGCAGTTATTGCCTTTGTGGTTCAGTATTTTCATTTTTATCCAAATGATTTATCCCATGCTATTAATATTGCAATTGCTGTAATTGTGATCGCCTGTCCATGTGCATTAGGAATTGCAACACCCTTAGCAGTGGCGATTGGTACTAATAAAGCGGTTAAGGAGGGAGTTCTTTTTAACAATGCGGAAGTTTTTGAAAAAATTACTAAATTAGATGCCATTGCTTTTGATAAAACAGGAACTATTACCACTGGGGAATTAACCATTAAAAGAATTTTGGGCCCGGTTGATAATTATCCGTATATTTATAATTTAGAAAAATTATCTTCGCATCCAATTGCCAAAAGTATTATTCGTTATTTTAGCACACCCTTACCAGAAATTAAATTTAGTAATGTTTCTGAAACCGCTGGGTTAGGAATTAGTGGTCAGTATGATAACCAAGAGTATTTATTAACTTCTTATAAAAAAACCTTAACAACATATTATATTGATCCGTCATTAAAAGCTGAAGTTGAGCGGTTAGCAACCGATAGTCCAATCTTAATTGCCTTAGTTGTTAATAATACTATTAGCAATGTATTATTTTTAGCGGATACTATCCGCGAAGATGCTAAACAAACAATTGCTAATTTTAAAAAACATGGGATTGGTGTGTATATGATTAGTGGGGATAATTTAGCAACCACTGCCCGAATTGCTAAGGAAGTCGGAATTACTAATTACTATGCAAATGTTAGTCCGATTGATAAAGCCAATATTATTAAAGAAATTCAAAGTAATAATAAAACAGTTGGTTATGTGGGTGATGGTATTAATGACATTGTGGCGCTTGAACAATCAGATTTTGGAATTTCAATGGGCCAAGGTAGTGAGGTTGCGATCCAGGCTAGCGATATTACTATTATTAAACCAGATATTTTCAATATTTATAAAGCATTAGTAGCAACGAAATTAACCAGAAAAATTATTTGGTGAAATTTCTTTTGAGCCTTTGGTTATAATTTAGTAACGATTCCCTTAGCAATTGTTGGATTTATTCCGCCGATTGTCGGAGCGATTGTGATGGGAGTTAGTGATATTACTGTTTTAACAAATTCCTTAATTTTTTATCTTCGTAAAGTTAATTTTGATAAGTAA
- a CDS encoding cation transporter yields the protein METVKLYFPELSCSSCLSSIEKKLNTINDIKYQTNLVGKSITIDYDPTKITKKEMLKQIKKAGFEYDEVPA from the coding sequence ATGGAAACCGTAAAATTATATTTTCCAGAATTAAGTTGTAGTAGTTGTTTAAGTTCAATTGAAAAAAAATTAAACACAATTAACGACATTAAATATCAAACAAATTTAGTGGGGAAATCAATTACAATTGATTATGATCCAACAAAAATTACTAAAAAAGAAATGCTAAAACAAATTAAGAAAGCTGGTTTTGAATACGACGAAGTTCCTGCTTAA
- a CDS encoding AEC family transporter: MSLYLQADVGQAVVATLKAWKFWSAILATIFVIFLGWALTKKGTFKKDWEGVLIKVVMVVGLPSLAFNGFMANITIDNLKTQLAILLVGFLFYIIMGIVAKYFYIKYEKDVQDTLAMCTVFASTTFFGIPVVTALYDNSTLPANIFNIPYRIFLYSLGFIVMSKPVTTLATAEQTVSEKVVDIKTDPNGYAQIKTEMRAKRMATIKKNLKTIFLNPILIATIVGFIFWVTQLIPGIEVVPDQMKNNSGLKYSPLRLDNTFPPFFKVTSTLAAVCTPLAWLAIGMTLAKGDFKAASQDKKVWYGMVMKVVAAPIVGLILAVIFAEIGKASGAWTLDTTGLGVIVIMLAAPPASVIVAYSIGYKKQPLLTSNLTLVSTLFSVISLPFWVIITTAIGATPLFN, from the coding sequence ATGAGTTTATATTTACAAGCAGATGTTGGCCAAGCAGTCGTTGCTACTTTAAAAGCTTGAAAGTTTTGAAGTGCCATCTTGGCAACAATCTTTGTAATCTTTTTGGGGTGGGCCTTAACTAAAAAAGGTACCTTTAAAAAAGATTGAGAAGGAGTTTTAATTAAAGTAGTGATGGTTGTTGGGTTACCATCATTAGCTTTTAATGGATTTATGGCTAATATTACGATTGATAACTTAAAAACACAGTTAGCAATTTTATTAGTTGGATTTTTATTCTATATTATTATGGGGATTGTGGCAAAGTACTTTTATATTAAGTATGAAAAAGATGTCCAAGATACCTTAGCAATGTGTACAGTTTTTGCATCAACTACTTTCTTTGGAATTCCAGTAGTTACCGCATTATATGATAATTCAACATTGCCAGCTAATATCTTTAACATCCCATATCGAATTTTCTTATACTCATTAGGGTTTATTGTGATGAGTAAACCAGTGACAACTTTAGCAACCGCCGAACAAACAGTGAGTGAAAAAGTTGTTGATATTAAAACCGATCCCAACGGTTATGCCCAAATTAAAACTGAGATGCGAGCTAAAAGAATGGCAACAATTAAGAAAAATTTAAAAACAATCTTTTTAAATCCAATCTTAATTGCCACAATTGTTGGGTTTATTTTCTGAGTAACCCAGTTAATTCCAGGAATTGAAGTTGTTCCCGATCAAATGAAAAATAACAGTGGGTTAAAATATTCACCACTCCGATTAGATAACACGTTCCCACCATTCTTTAAAGTTACTTCCACTTTAGCAGCGGTATGTACACCATTAGCGTGATTAGCAATTGGGATGACATTAGCCAAAGGAGACTTTAAAGCTGCTAGTCAAGACAAAAAAGTATGGTATGGAATGGTGATGAAAGTTGTTGCTGCGCCAATTGTCGGGTTGATTTTAGCTGTGATTTTTGCGGAAATTGGAAAAGCTTCAGGAGCATGAACACTTGACACAACTGGTTTAGGAGTAATTGTGATTATGTTAGCCGCCCCCCCCGCCTCAGTAATCGTTGCTTATTCAATTGGTTACAAAAAACAACCATTATTAACAAGTAACTTAACATTGGTGTCAACCTTGTTCTCAGTTATTTCATTACCATTCTGAGTAATTATTACAACGGCAATTGGGGCCACACCATTATTTAACTAA
- a CDS encoding lipoprotein, giving the protein MKKLLSILGSVTLIGSSTPALASCAGNHHSNIPPEPDTIDQVINDVIKKVRGEFLIGGQNKYLNAGDIKEGDSILQLLDQNYGKKQEILLTDQKITTAFNTVVQNVLRAISQNLLKDSIFKSYFTSIPVDKILVFNPAKTVYKQEPLLWKPGGDQTFGIPKDQYQKILQDSNITSLDKIWTNVSFSLNIKDLRTGKIIQHTSDTNTNFLLANQGADIANLISESGKKLLENWKKPILSLD; this is encoded by the coding sequence ATGAAAAAATTATTAAGTATTTTAGGATCAGTTACGTTAATTGGTTCTTCAACCCCGGCGTTAGCTAGTTGTGCGGGTAATCATCATTCAAATATTCCCCCCGAGCCTGATACCATTGACCAAGTTATTAATGATGTTATTAAAAAAGTTCGTGGTGAATTTCTAATTGGAGGTCAAAATAAGTATTTAAACGCTGGTGATATTAAAGAGGGAGATAGTATTTTACAATTACTAGACCAAAATTATGGTAAAAAACAAGAAATTTTGTTAACAGACCAGAAAATTACTACTGCTTTTAATACTGTTGTTCAAAATGTTTTAAGAGCAATTAGCCAAAACTTATTAAAAGATAGTATTTTTAAATCATATTTTACAAGTATTCCCGTTGATAAAATTTTAGTTTTTAATCCCGCGAAAACAGTATACAAACAAGAACCTTTATTATGAAAACCGGGGGGAGATCAAACTTTTGGGATCCCCAAAGATCAGTATCAAAAAATTTTACAAGATTCTAATATTACAAGTTTAGACAAAATATGAACAAATGTTTCTTTTAGTTTGAATATTAAAGATTTACGAACTGGGAAAATTATTCAACATACAAGTGATACCAATACCAACTTTTTATTAGCAAATCAAGGGGCTGATATTGCAAACTTAATTTCTGAATCAGGTAAAAAATTGCTGGAGAATTGAAAAAAACCGATATTGTCGCTAGATTAA
- a CDS encoding APC family permease, producing the protein MAKAKKGLKLFDIIAFTFSAVFVLDSFASAAAIGWQSIIYWIILSIFYFLPYGLITAELGAAYSDDGGIYTWVKKACGNRWAARTNWFYWLNVGLWMSSVYIAFSSSLSKIFFPTHPLSLWVQIGIAIAITWLTVLVGLLNFNYIKWLPNFSTISKLVVTVGLIAAAITWLATGNPIATKVNDPQYGIVPSWTQGIVFLPVIIYNLSGFELGSNTTSSMKNPKRDIPLSTILAGVTIVICYLIGTIAVNIVTDIKTLDISNGIIQTIGKVFPEWLTKILGVFLLFTFFGNMITSSTGANKAIQEAAGDGEFPKTFATVLKNNSPFWSTIITGIICTILLIIAGVMSPSGEISDIFWQLYAFSSIIFLLPYLLIFPSFLIIRYKYPNLKRPFKIPGPQWFQWIVVIIPMLILCLSIILFLFGKIIIHQQTWAWNDGGQFIAFALIGTMICIIIGELLIWWAHHQTKKINLMKGDNNYEQTTNINS; encoded by the coding sequence ATGGCTAAAGCAAAAAAAGGGTTAAAGTTATTTGATATTATTGCTTTTACCTTTAGCGCTGTATTTGTCTTAGATTCCTTTGCTTCAGCAGCAGCAATTGGTTGACAATCAATTATCTATTGAATTATTTTATCAATCTTTTATTTTTTACCATATGGTTTAATAACAGCTGAATTAGGAGCTGCTTATAGCGATGATGGTGGAATTTACACCTGAGTTAAAAAAGCCTGTGGTAACCGGTGAGCAGCCCGAACAAACTGATTTTATTGATTAAATGTAGGTTTATGAATGTCATCAGTTTACATTGCCTTCTCATCAAGTTTGTCAAAAATATTTTTTCCAACTCACCCCTTATCCTTATGAGTTCAAATTGGCATTGCAATTGCTATTACTTGACTAACGGTGCTAGTTGGTTTACTTAATTTTAATTATATTAAATGGTTGCCAAATTTTTCAACTATTTCAAAATTAGTTGTAACCGTGGGGTTAATCGCAGCAGCAATTACTTGATTGGCAACTGGTAATCCAATTGCGACAAAAGTTAATGACCCTCAGTATGGAATTGTTCCATCCTGAACCCAAGGGATTGTCTTTCTCCCGGTGATTATTTATAATCTGTCCGGTTTTGAATTAGGGTCAAATACTACTAGTAGTATGAAAAACCCGAAACGCGATATTCCCTTATCCACTATTTTAGCAGGGGTAACAATCGTAATTTGTTATCTAATTGGAACAATTGCTGTTAATATTGTGACTGATATTAAAACACTAGATATCTCCAATGGAATTATTCAAACAATCGGGAAAGTTTTCCCGGAATGGTTAACAAAAATTTTAGGGGTGTTTTTATTATTTACTTTTTTTGGAAATATGATTACCTCAAGTACCGGTGCTAATAAAGCAATTCAAGAAGCAGCCGGTGACGGAGAATTTCCAAAGACCTTTGCCACAGTTCTAAAAAATAATTCACCCTTTTGATCAACCATTATTACCGGAATTATCTGTACAATTTTATTAATTATTGCGGGTGTAATGTCCCCTTCGGGAGAGATTTCGGATATTTTTTGACAACTATATGCCTTTTCGTCAATTATTTTCTTACTCCCCTATTTATTAATCTTTCCAAGTTTTCTTATTATCCGTTATAAGTATCCAAATTTAAAACGGCCATTTAAAATTCCCGGACCACAATGATTCCAATGAATTGTGGTTATTATTCCAATGCTCATTTTATGTTTAAGTATTATTTTATTCTTATTTGGTAAAATTATTATCCACCAACAAACTTGGGCATGAAATGATGGTGGGCAGTTTATTGCCTTTGCCTTAATCGGAACTATGATTTGTATTATTATTGGTGAACTTTTAATATGATGAGCACATCATCAAACTAAAAAAATTAATTTAATGAAAGGAGATAACAATTATGAGCAAACAACTAACATCAACTCCTAA
- a CDS encoding NAD(P)-dependent oxidoreductase, with amino-acid sequence MNLQDIKMVCYGVRKTERVFFENLNKDYGYQLTLIEEYLTKDNIDTVKGHNAVMVRANCDCGAENLLKMKEYGVKYLLTRTVGYNHIDLPKAHELGFEMANVPSYSPNAVSELAVSMGNALLRNLFYMADRERQTNFKVDDFMFAKEIRNSTIGIVGTGRIGFEAAKAWKGMGARVLGYDLYPNDKVRETLEYVDLDTLVKESDLISFHCPYIKEQNHHMINKEFISKMKKGAVLINAARGPLMDSAAVYEAVKTNHLKGVGLDVLENEGSVFFKDFNGDKTGDDMTNKLLELYPRVIITPHVGSYTDEAVKNMIETTYENLKIILTGQELKNRI; translated from the coding sequence ATGAATTTACAAGATATTAAAATGGTTTGTTATGGGGTTCGGAAAACTGAACGAGTTTTCTTTGAAAACTTAAATAAAGATTATGGATATCAACTAACATTAATTGAAGAATATTTAACAAAGGACAACATTGATACTGTAAAAGGTCATAATGCTGTAATGGTTCGGGCAAATTGTGATTGTGGAGCCGAAAATTTATTAAAAATGAAAGAATATGGAGTGAAATACTTACTAACTAGAACAGTAGGTTATAATCATATTGATTTACCAAAAGCCCACGAGTTAGGTTTTGAAATGGCAAATGTGCCAAGTTATTCACCAAATGCTGTTAGTGAACTAGCAGTTAGCATGGGGAATGCCTTGCTAAGAAATTTATTTTATATGGCTGACCGTGAACGCCAAACTAACTTTAAAGTAGATGACTTTATGTTTGCCAAAGAAATTCGTAATTCAACAATTGGGATTGTGGGAACCGGACGGATTGGTTTTGAAGCAGCGAAGGCTTGAAAAGGAATGGGCGCTCGTGTCTTAGGATATGACTTATATCCAAATGATAAAGTTCGCGAAACCTTAGAATATGTTGATTTAGATACCTTAGTTAAGGAATCAGATTTAATTTCATTCCATTGTCCATATATTAAAGAACAAAATCATCATATGATCAACAAAGAATTTATTAGTAAAATGAAAAAAGGGGCCGTGTTAATTAATGCCGCGCGGGGACCATTAATGGATAGCGCGGCAGTTTATGAAGCTGTTAAAACAAACCATTTAAAAGGTGTTGGTCTGGATGTCTTAGAAAATGAAGGATCAGTTTTCTTTAAAGATTTTAATGGTGATAAAACTGGAGATGATATGACAAATAAATTATTAGAATTATATCCCCGTGTAATTATTACCCCCCATGTTGGTTCATATACTGATGAAGCGGTTAAAAATATGATTGAAACTACTTATGAAAATTTAAAAATCATTTTAACAGGACAAGAATTAAAAAACCGAATTTAA
- a CDS encoding ABC transporter permease, giving the protein MKRGLIILKLNKYIFAKIFRSYAIGIIFLLSLLLSLLFSLILFLYFKNDGTAFVKNFQFYVLIFYCILLFLYILIIIVKLFSQQIEDNSLLLIITKPVSRMQIFISQTIVSFLSIIMFIISNILILFIVEIVLNSFNDYPYYHFYVQMILKLIIFTFIFSFTLLSGIIFLSMFFNSHVIFLIFAVLCSLFILGGLPSQILDLELNNIAISFDNGGAPINMSDIKTDLLFKKYLNQGLLRYQNLTTTLYQFFDKFDQNDLVNFGTSNDPTIDTTLAKRYDFYDQLRLENDGRVDTSMKIRTWADDEKGIFTNQEVIISINFLHNIISYDQLQADVETKANDQQTYLFKVDLLNFINDYIKIYGSRDALISYWENDFPNLLSFVEGDPKTNPEASYILVKSTQQKYSLTSKDIVGAYKNTESTYNFDPADAYTKIFNNPVYFALRIVENEIENIVYQNKVIANAKVNDSLQSPQWDKYNNFVNKYWWINKFNIFEHFNQLWTSMLGSYGNFWFNPFVTSEIKLDGEQNEFFSYPNLFLQLNNDNTINLKIVKIFKIVRMSWLAI; this is encoded by the coding sequence TTGAAAAGAGGGCTAATAATCTTAAAATTAAATAAGTATATTTTTGCCAAAATTTTTCGTTCCTATGCTATTGGAATTATATTTCTTTTATCATTATTGCTTAGTCTCCTTTTTTCGCTAATCTTATTCTTATATTTTAAGAATGATGGAACTGCTTTTGTTAAAAATTTTCAATTTTATGTTTTAATTTTCTATTGTATTTTATTATTTTTATATATTTTAATAATTATTGTTAAGTTGTTTAGTCAGCAAATCGAGGATAATTCACTATTGCTAATTATCACGAAACCAGTCAGTCGGATGCAAATTTTTATTTCCCAAACAATTGTTTCGTTTTTATCAATTATTATGTTTATTATTAGTAATATTTTAATTTTATTTATTGTAGAGATAGTGCTGAATTCTTTTAATGATTACCCATATTATCATTTTTATGTCCAGATGATTCTCAAGTTAATTATCTTTACTTTTATTTTTTCTTTTACCTTATTATCTGGGATCATATTTTTATCAATGTTTTTTAATTCCCATGTCATCTTTCTAATTTTTGCGGTGCTATGTAGTTTATTTATTTTGGGGGGCTTACCCAGTCAAATTTTAGATTTAGAACTTAATAATATTGCAATCAGTTTTGACAATGGTGGAGCACCAATTAATATGAGTGACATTAAGACCGATCTATTATTCAAAAAATATTTAAACCAGGGTTTACTTCGTTATCAAAACTTAACGACAACACTCTACCAATTTTTTGATAAATTTGATCAGAATGATTTAGTTAATTTTGGAACTAGTAACGATCCCACAATTGATACAACTTTAGCAAAAAGATATGACTTTTACGACCAGCTTCGTTTAGAAAATGATGGTCGGGTTGATACCTCAATGAAAATTAGAACCTGAGCTGATGATGAAAAAGGAATTTTTACGAACCAAGAAGTTATTATCTCAATTAATTTTTTGCATAATATTATTAGTTATGACCAATTGCAAGCCGATGTAGAAACAAAAGCGAATGATCAACAAACTTATTTGTTTAAAGTTGATTTATTAAATTTTATTAATGATTATATTAAAATATATGGTAGCAGGGATGCATTAATTAGTTATTGAGAAAATGACTTTCCCAATCTATTGTCTTTTGTGGAAGGAGACCCTAAGACAAATCCAGAAGCTTCTTATATTTTAGTCAAAAGTACTCAGCAAAAATATTCATTAACATCGAAAGATATTGTTGGTGCCTATAAAAATACAGAATCAACTTATAATTTTGATCCGGCTGATGCTTATACTAAAATCTTTAATAATCCGGTTTACTTTGCTTTACGAATTGTGGAAAATGAAATTGAAAATATTGTTTATCAAAATAAAGTAATTGCTAATGCAAAAGTAAATGATAGTCTCCAAAGTCCACAATGGGATAAGTATAATAATTTTGTTAATAAATATTGATGAATTAATAAATTTAATATCTTTGAACACTTTAATCAACTTTGAACGTCAATGCTTGGTAGTTATGGTAATTTTTGATTTAATCCATTTGTTACTTCTGAAATTAAACTAGATGGTGAACAAAATGAATTCTTTAGTTATCCAAATTTATTTTTACAATTAAATAATGATAATACTATTAATTTAAAAATAGTAAAAATATTCAAAATAGTCAGGATGTCCTGATTGGCTATCTAA
- a CDS encoding Lrp/AsnC family transcriptional regulator, whose protein sequence is MKQKVLTKIDYQIIKHLNKNALTSNNQIAKELNVSQKTIKAHVDWLIKNKVIRPVAIVNSEFFGYNIIVDVFIWTKKQVINDEIKELCTNSSNVVYFSKHWSNETISLQTKFKTFNELTIFLEEIRALENVERIKYSIIPKVFFDNDSWIPSENDFSNK, encoded by the coding sequence ATGAAACAAAAAGTTCTTACCAAAATCGACTATCAAATTATTAAACATCTTAATAAAAATGCTTTAACAAGTAATAACCAAATTGCAAAAGAACTAAATGTCAGCCAAAAAACAATTAAAGCGCATGTTGATTGACTAATTAAAAATAAAGTTATTCGTCCCGTGGCCATTGTCAACTCTGAATTCTTTGGTTACAACATTATTGTCGATGTTTTTATTTGAACGAAGAAACAAGTTATTAATGATGAAATCAAAGAACTTTGTACTAATTCTTCCAATGTGGTTTACTTTTCAAAACACTGGTCAAATGAAACGATTAGTTTACAAACAAAATTTAAAACCTTTAATGAACTAACAATTTTCTTAGAAGAAATTAGAGCTCTTGAAAATGTTGAAAGAATTAAATATAGTATCATTCCAAAAGTTTTTTTTGATAATGACTCTTGGATTCCCAGTGAGAATGATTTTAGTAATAAATAA
- the ptcA gene encoding putrescine carbamoyltransferase, which yields MNKVRHFIDIQELSQKEIFEIFKLMKMLKEARYNGAVPELLKNKTLAMIFEEPSTRTRVSFEAAMTLLGGHAQYLKPGEIHLGARESLYDTTKVLSHMCDGIMCRALKHQTVLNLAKYADVPVFNGLTDYNHPTQAICDVFTMLEHLPTTKNLDYENINFNEIKVVFIGDRTNVCSSLMHITTKLGMNFVHISPTKYQSPPEWVTIAQENIAQVKSGSVLITDDLAEVKNANIIYTDLWWWVDQEDEAAERVQAFKPNYQVSPELMKQAGDQAFFMHCLPASRNVEVYDEVIDSSQSIVFNQAENRLTAQMALLVYYMYPQIDKSSNAVKDYYQGKLESFMEHQDRSWKQRYTYNNDYAETKK from the coding sequence ATGAATAAAGTTAGACATTTTATAGATATCCAAGAATTAAGTCAAAAAGAAATTTTTGAGATATTTAAACTGATGAAAATGTTAAAGGAAGCACGCTACAATGGTGCCGTTCCTGAACTATTAAAAAATAAAACTTTAGCAATGATTTTTGAAGAACCCTCAACAAGAACCCGTGTTTCTTTTGAAGCAGCAATGACCTTATTAGGAGGACATGCCCAATATTTAAAACCCGGAGAAATTCATCTAGGTGCTCGGGAAAGTTTATATGACACAACAAAAGTCTTATCACATATGTGTGATGGCATTATGTGTCGTGCGTTAAAACATCAAACAGTTTTAAATTTAGCAAAATATGCGGATGTTCCTGTTTTTAATGGGTTAACAGATTATAACCATCCTACCCAAGCAATTTGTGATGTTTTTACAATGTTAGAACATTTACCAACTACCAAAAATCTTGATTATGAAAATATTAATTTTAACGAAATTAAAGTTGTCTTTATTGGTGATCGTACAAATGTTTGTTCATCACTAATGCATATTACGACAAAATTAGGAATGAATTTTGTCCACATTTCTCCGACAAAATATCAAAGCCCACCGGAATGGGTTACTATTGCCCAAGAAAATATTGCCCAAGTTAAAAGTGGATCAGTATTAATAACCGATGATTTGGCAGAAGTAAAAAATGCTAATATTATCTATACTGATTTATGGTGATGAGTTGACCAAGAAGATGAGGCAGCAGAAAGAGTCCAGGCTTTTAAACCAAATTACCAAGTTTCACCAGAATTAATGAAACAAGCAGGAGACCAAGCCTTCTTTATGCATTGTTTACCTGCTTCGCGAAATGTGGAAGTATATGATGAGGTAATTGATTCTTCCCAATCAATTGTTTTCAACCAAGCAGAAAATCGGTTAACAGCCCAAATGGCTTTGTTAGTGTATTATATGTATCCCCAAATTGATAAATCATCAAATGCTGTTAAAGATTATTATCAAGGTAAACTTGAAAGTTTTATGGAACACCAAGATCGTTCTTGAAAACAACGTTATACCTATAATAATGATTATGCTGAAACAAAAAAATAA